A DNA window from Pseudodesulfovibrio thermohalotolerans contains the following coding sequences:
- a CDS encoding MATE family efflux transporter — MLDGADESKQRHPFLDRPNRTLLRMAVPVLFSLVAEPLTGLADTAFVARLPGSEPVAALGVGTMAFSAIFWAFAFLGIATQTEVAHSVGRGDHGRAVKVISLACLLAASIGLALLAISVWFLVPIAAVFGAEGLVNDLAREYMLYRLLGAPAVLVSLACFGGLRGAQDMRTPLYVAVGVNAVNILLDWAFVFGVGSIPGMGVAGAAIASTVSQWVGAFWCLAVVHRTLGLTWRMRGAGMARLMRVGGDLFLRTGGVLVFLTLCTRTANKFGADQGAAFQAIRQFFIFSALFLDAFAITGQSLVGYFLGADDKLAARKVARLVCWWSFCTGVVLCLAMLLGTDFVAWLLVPPAAYAVFGPGWVVVSLSQPIGSLSFATDGIHWGTGDFAYLRNSMLLASAVGAACILAVEAVRPDHVLVYIWLVSALWTFIRAGLGLIRIWPGIGHAPLKA, encoded by the coding sequence GTGCTGGACGGCGCGGACGAATCGAAACAACGACATCCCTTTTTGGACCGGCCCAATCGGACGCTGCTTCGCATGGCCGTTCCCGTTCTCTTTTCTTTGGTGGCGGAACCCCTGACGGGGCTGGCCGATACCGCCTTCGTGGCCCGGCTTCCCGGTTCGGAGCCCGTGGCCGCCCTGGGGGTGGGAACCATGGCCTTTTCGGCCATCTTCTGGGCCTTCGCCTTTCTCGGCATCGCCACCCAGACCGAGGTGGCCCACAGCGTGGGCAGGGGCGACCACGGCCGCGCGGTCAAGGTCATCTCCCTGGCGTGCCTGCTCGCGGCATCCATCGGTTTGGCCCTCCTGGCCATTTCTGTCTGGTTTCTGGTCCCCATCGCGGCTGTTTTCGGGGCCGAGGGGCTGGTCAACGATCTCGCCCGCGAATATATGCTATATCGGCTTCTCGGCGCGCCCGCCGTGCTGGTCTCCCTGGCCTGTTTCGGTGGATTGCGGGGGGCGCAGGATATGCGTACGCCCCTCTACGTGGCCGTGGGCGTCAATGCGGTCAACATACTGCTCGACTGGGCGTTTGTTTTTGGCGTCGGCTCGATTCCGGGCATGGGCGTGGCCGGGGCGGCGATCGCCAGCACGGTCAGCCAGTGGGTCGGGGCGTTCTGGTGTCTGGCCGTTGTCCACCGTACCCTCGGCCTGACCTGGCGTATGCGCGGCGCGGGCATGGCGCGGCTCATGCGCGTTGGCGGCGATCTGTTTCTGCGCACCGGCGGGGTACTGGTCTTTCTGACTCTTTGCACCCGCACCGCCAACAAGTTCGGAGCCGACCAGGGCGCGGCTTTTCAGGCCATTCGGCAGTTCTTTATCTTTTCGGCTCTGTTCCTCGACGCTTTCGCCATCACCGGGCAGAGTCTCGTGGGGTATTTCCTGGGCGCGGACGACAAGCTTGCGGCGCGTAAAGTCGCCAGGCTGGTCTGCTGGTGGAGCTTTTGTACGGGCGTTGTCTTGTGTCTGGCCATGCTTCTCGGCACTGATTTTGTGGCATGGTTGTTGGTTCCCCCCGCGGCCTACGCGGTCTTCGGACCGGGCTGGGTCGTGGTTTCCCTGTCCCAACCCATCGGTTCGTTGTCGTTCGCCACAGACGGTATTCATTGGGGCACCGGGGATTTCGCCTATCTGCGCAACAGTATGCTTCTGGCTTCGGCGGTGGGCGCTGCGTGTATTCTGGCTGTCGAGGCGGTTCGCCCCGATCATGTGCTGGTGTATATCTGGCTGGTTTCGGCCTTGTGGACCTTTATCAGGGCCGGGCTGGGGCTGATCCGTATCTGGCCCGGCATCGGCCACGCGCCCCTCAAGGCGTAG
- a CDS encoding Hpt domain-containing protein yields MKRMFTVFISQEPKRIQNIKDALKSGDVEKLRHLAHSLKGGAATIGVERVRECCLQLENACKAGDLSTALTLMDELEEEMRQAYEFMFNYLAEN; encoded by the coding sequence ATGAAACGGATGTTTACCGTGTTCATCTCTCAGGAACCCAAGAGAATCCAAAATATCAAGGATGCCCTGAAGTCCGGCGACGTGGAGAAACTCCGCCATCTGGCCCACTCCCTCAAGGGCGGGGCCGCCACCATCGGCGTGGAGCGGGTACGTGAATGCTGCCTGCAACTGGAGAATGCCTGCAAGGCGGGCGACTTGAGTACGGCCTTGACCCTCATGGATGAACTCGAAGAGGAAATGCGCCAAGCCTACGAATTCATGTTCAATTATCTGGCCGAAAACTAA
- a CDS encoding CPBP family intramembrane glutamic endopeptidase, whose product MTGLFLWLEFLALFGLTPLLYALGWLPVPKIPLLLAIASVCFIYLAVNGFLRKTDIFVLMRESKRALRTIAFRTLAVALLSTLTVTVCLPDQLFGFPRARPLLWLAVMFLYPLLSAFPQEIVYRAFLFHRYVPILKTETARTWASVLAFSFLHIVFGGWVAVTLTIPAGYIFARTYRRTGSLFLASLEHAAYGCVVFTTGLGQFFHHPS is encoded by the coding sequence ATGACCGGCCTATTCCTCTGGCTCGAATTCCTGGCCCTGTTCGGCCTGACCCCGCTGCTCTACGCGCTCGGCTGGCTCCCCGTTCCCAAAATCCCATTGCTCCTGGCCATTGCGAGCGTGTGTTTCATCTATCTCGCCGTAAACGGATTTCTTCGAAAAACGGACATTTTCGTATTAATGCGCGAAAGCAAACGAGCATTGCGCACCATAGCCTTTAGAACCCTGGCCGTGGCGCTGCTTTCCACCCTGACGGTGACGGTCTGCCTCCCGGACCAGCTCTTCGGCTTCCCCCGCGCCCGCCCTCTCCTGTGGCTGGCCGTCATGTTCCTCTATCCGCTCCTGTCCGCCTTCCCGCAGGAAATCGTCTACCGCGCCTTCCTCTTCCACCGCTACGTTCCCATCCTGAAGACCGAAACCGCCCGCACCTGGGCCAGCGTTCTCGCCTTCTCCTTTCTCCACATCGTATTCGGAGGCTGGGTGGCCGTAACCCTCACGATTCCGGCCGGATACATATTCGCCCGGACCTATCGCCGGACCGGATCGCTGTTCCTGGCGTCGCTGGAACACGCCGCTTACGGCTGCGTGGTCTTCACGACCGGCCTTGGACAGTTCTTTCACCACCCGTCCTGA
- a CDS encoding substrate-binding periplasmic protein — MMADGKPMGAALDIVRASMPKGVKVRVQMIPASRCVLRVPGDTVYTRLESMEWVENSALYLWSEPVLDLKTILFSRKDKPLEYEDLSSLMGMTIGCIKSFSYPEVESLFRSGKASRYDVNSDVVLLRMLKAGRVDAALFDQYTARWIIRRSPELSLGNFHESLRALGSTELRLAFNLHSDWEDRLPEVNELIRRNRARGVYEKIMDGY; from the coding sequence ATGATGGCCGACGGGAAACCCATGGGGGCGGCTCTGGATATTGTCAGGGCCTCCATGCCCAAAGGGGTGAAAGTCAGGGTACAAATGATTCCTGCTTCACGCTGCGTGTTGCGGGTTCCGGGCGATACCGTCTATACGCGGCTGGAGTCCATGGAGTGGGTTGAAAACAGCGCCCTCTATCTGTGGAGTGAACCCGTGCTGGATTTGAAGACTATTCTTTTTTCCAGGAAGGACAAGCCGTTGGAGTATGAGGATTTGTCCAGCCTGATGGGCATGACGATTGGCTGCATCAAGTCTTTCAGCTATCCCGAAGTGGAGTCCCTGTTCAGGAGCGGAAAGGCCAGCCGCTATGATGTGAACAGCGACGTGGTTCTGCTGCGGATGCTCAAGGCCGGACGGGTTGATGCGGCTCTGTTCGATCAGTACACGGCCCGCTGGATCATCCGCCGGTCCCCGGAGTTGAGCCTGGGGAATTTCCATGAATCATTGCGCGCACTGGGCAGTACGGAACTGCGTCTGGCCTTCAACCTGCATTCCGATTGGGAAGACCGTCTGCCTGAGGTCAATGAGCTTATTCGCCGGAATCGGGCGCGTGGGGTCTATGAAAAGATAATGGACGGCTATTGA
- a CDS encoding ACT domain-containing protein, whose translation MKVDQLSIFLENRAGRLAEVTQILSEAGVNIRALSLADTSDFGILRLIVSDFEKAKDKLKAAGFTVGRTSVVAVEVNDQPGGLHNILGMLQAAGINVEYMYAFVQQSGNSAVLIFRFDRTDQGIELLSKNNITIIPGDKLYTM comes from the coding sequence ATGAAAGTCGATCAACTCTCCATATTTCTGGAAAACCGGGCCGGACGCCTGGCCGAGGTCACCCAGATTCTTTCCGAAGCGGGTGTGAACATCCGCGCCCTGTCCCTGGCCGACACATCGGATTTCGGCATTCTGCGCCTCATCGTCTCGGACTTCGAGAAGGCCAAGGACAAGCTGAAGGCGGCGGGCTTTACCGTGGGGCGCACCTCGGTTGTGGCCGTTGAGGTCAACGATCAGCCGGGCGGCCTGCACAACATCCTGGGGATGCTCCAGGCAGCGGGCATCAACGTGGAATACATGTACGCCTTCGTCCAGCAGTCCGGAAACTCCGCGGTCCTCATTTTCCGTTTCGACCGCACGGACCAGGGCATCGAACTGCTCAGCAAAAACAACATCACCATCATTCCCGGCGACAAGCTCTACACTATGTAG
- a CDS encoding phenylacetate--CoA ligase family protein has translation MIYDVKNETLPREELEALQLRRLQALCERVYANVPFYKKKFDEKGVKPQDIKTLKDVRLLPFTIKQDLRDQYPFGLFAVPKDQIVRIHSSSGTTGTATVVGYTKRDIENWGKLVARCLMAAGASASDTVHNAYGYGLFTGGLGAHYGAETLGATVVPMSGGSTRRQVTLLKDFAPNVICCTPSYALFLAETGLELGIDIRELPLRIGIFGAEPWTNEMRVEIEKKLGITAIDIYGLSEVMGPGVAIECAAAQDGLHIQEDHFLAETINPVTGEPVAPGEEGELVFTTLTKEGIPLIRYRTRDLTVLNTTPCKCGRTTARMKRVTGRSDDMLIIRGVNVFPSQIESILIDTEGLTPHYQLIVERQGNLDTLEVRVEVNEALFSDEIKSLQRVESKVMKNIKEFLGVTAKVKLVEPKSIERSLGKAKRIIDNRNKG, from the coding sequence ATGATCTACGATGTTAAGAATGAGACTCTGCCCAGGGAGGAGCTGGAAGCCCTCCAATTGCGCAGGCTCCAGGCTTTATGTGAACGGGTGTACGCCAATGTTCCGTTCTACAAGAAAAAATTCGATGAAAAAGGGGTCAAGCCTCAGGACATCAAAACCCTGAAAGACGTCAGGCTGCTGCCGTTCACCATCAAGCAGGACCTCCGCGACCAGTACCCCTTCGGGCTGTTCGCCGTACCCAAGGACCAGATCGTCCGCATCCATTCCTCCTCCGGCACCACCGGCACGGCCACCGTGGTCGGCTACACCAAACGGGACATCGAAAACTGGGGCAAACTTGTCGCCCGGTGCCTGATGGCCGCAGGGGCCTCGGCCTCGGACACAGTCCACAACGCCTACGGATACGGCCTCTTCACCGGCGGCCTGGGCGCGCACTACGGCGCCGAGACGTTGGGCGCCACCGTGGTCCCCATGTCCGGCGGCTCCACCCGCAGACAGGTCACCCTGCTCAAGGATTTCGCTCCGAACGTCATCTGCTGCACCCCCTCCTACGCCCTGTTCCTGGCCGAGACCGGCCTTGAACTGGGCATCGACATCCGCGAGCTGCCCCTGCGCATCGGCATCTTCGGCGCAGAGCCCTGGACCAACGAAATGCGCGTGGAGATCGAGAAGAAGCTCGGCATCACGGCCATCGACATCTACGGCCTGTCCGAGGTCATGGGCCCCGGCGTCGCCATCGAATGCGCGGCCGCCCAAGACGGCCTGCATATCCAGGAAGACCACTTCCTGGCCGAGACCATCAACCCCGTGACCGGCGAACCTGTCGCACCGGGCGAGGAAGGCGAGCTTGTCTTCACCACCTTGACCAAGGAAGGCATCCCGCTCATCCGCTACCGCACCCGCGACCTGACCGTCCTGAACACCACTCCCTGCAAATGCGGCCGCACCACCGCCCGCATGAAGCGGGTGACCGGCCGTTCCGACGACATGCTCATCATCCGAGGCGTCAACGTGTTCCCATCCCAAATCGAATCCATCCTTATTGATACCGAGGGACTCACGCCGCACTACCAGCTCATCGTTGAGCGGCAGGGCAACCTCGACACCCTTGAAGTCCGCGTGGAAGTCAATGAAGCCCTGTTCTCCGACGAGATCAAGAGTTTACAGCGTGTGGAATCAAAGGTAATGAAGAACATTAAAGAATTCCTCGGCGTCACCGCCAAGGTCAAGCTCGTCGAGCCCAAGAGCATCGAACGTTCCCTGGGCAAGGCCAAGCGAATCATCGACAACCGCAACAAGGGCTAA
- a CDS encoding nitroreductase family protein produces the protein MTFRKLVERNRTRRKFDENRPIRADELVELVDLVRFMPSGRNMQPLKYIVTADPEQCARVFPLLGWAGYLKDWRGPAEGERPTGYIVMLLDRDVADSPGCDHGIACQTLMLGAVDKGYGGCIIATVNRPRLAEIFDLPDRYEILMVLALGVPAQEVVVEPLPSDGSIKYWTGEDGKHHVPKRGLDELLVGRFPEK, from the coding sequence ATGACATTCAGGAAATTGGTGGAACGCAACCGGACCCGGCGGAAGTTCGACGAGAACAGGCCCATACGCGCGGACGAGTTGGTCGAACTGGTCGATCTTGTCCGGTTCATGCCTTCGGGCCGGAACATGCAGCCGCTCAAGTACATCGTCACCGCCGACCCGGAGCAGTGCGCCCGGGTGTTTCCGCTTCTGGGCTGGGCAGGCTATCTCAAGGACTGGCGAGGTCCGGCCGAGGGTGAGCGGCCCACGGGGTACATCGTCATGCTCCTGGACAGGGACGTGGCCGATTCGCCCGGCTGCGACCACGGCATAGCCTGCCAGACCCTCATGCTGGGGGCCGTGGACAAGGGATACGGCGGCTGTATCATCGCCACTGTCAACCGGCCCCGGCTGGCCGAGATTTTCGATCTCCCAGACCGGTATGAGATTTTGATGGTTCTGGCTTTGGGCGTTCCTGCCCAGGAAGTCGTTGTGGAACCGCTTCCCTCCGACGGCAGTATAAAGTATTGGACCGGCGAGGACGGGAAGCATCATGTGCCCAAACGCGGGCTCGATGAGCTGCTGGTGGGGCGTTTCCCCGAAAAATGA
- the rsfS gene encoding ribosome silencing factor, which yields MNKEKKFVEMASVDKARSVAGWLDDKQGERITLIDVSGLSSVTDMILVVSARGVKHAQALASHVLDKAAEENMEFLSMEGHKTGEWVLIDLNDVLVHVFLDDLREFYNIEGMWTEAPRVGLQA from the coding sequence TTGAATAAAGAAAAGAAATTCGTAGAGATGGCAAGCGTGGACAAGGCCCGTAGCGTGGCCGGATGGCTTGACGACAAGCAGGGCGAGCGGATTACCCTCATCGATGTGTCTGGCCTCAGTTCGGTCACGGACATGATTCTGGTTGTTTCGGCCAGGGGCGTGAAGCACGCGCAGGCGCTGGCTTCCCACGTCCTGGACAAGGCCGCCGAGGAAAACATGGAGTTCCTGAGCATGGAAGGCCACAAGACCGGCGAATGGGTCCTGATCGACCTCAACGATGTGCTGGTTCACGTCTTCCTCGATGATCTGCGGGAGTTCTACAACATCGAAGGCATGTGGACCGAGGCTCCCCGCGTGGGGCTGCAGGCGTGA